AAGCGGAAGGTCGTGCAAGCTTGGATCAGGCTACGCTTGAAAGTCAATCGATACATTACGAATTGTGGTCTTGAAAGACGGGCGTGAAACGTACTACCGGTTATGAGGAAATGGATTTGTTCCCAGTTCCTCGGTGAAGTCGGTCGAGTTGGAAATTCGCATGGTATTGTTAAATTGTGGTTGGATATCGCTGAACATACGCAGCGCACTGGGATTCCTCACCTGCTCTGAGTAAAACATGTTGTTCATGCAAAACGGATCACCGCTGCCGTCATCTGAGGATAGGTACATGAAGTTCTGCTCAACTTCAGCACGAGAATCATGGTTGGCCCGTTCCCTGAACTCCGCGTATGCGTCCACCTGAGCCTGCTCTGTTGATGAGGGATAAAAGATAAGGCCTCCCCAGTATGGATCCTGGCGAAATGGGCGCAGGTCAAAGCGAGTGACGATGCCAAAATTACCTTGGCCTCCCTTGAGTGCAACGAAGAGGTCGGCATATTCACCTTCGTCGTTGACATCGACTATCTCACCAGATGCAAGTACAACTTGCATGTTCAGCACATTATCGCAGGCCCAGCCGCGCATGGGAGAGAAGTTTGAAACTCCACCTGGAGATAAGATACCCGTTACGGTACGGGATATACGATTAGGTCTGCGGCATAGAAATATAGGCCTGGCTTCTAACTCTCAAGCAAACGTACCTCCAGTGATCAAGCCGCCCACGCCCACAGTGCCAATCTTTCCTCCAACAACGTCTAGCCCTAGAGGGTCAAGAGCCCTATGGACTTCTGTCCACCTGGCGCCCGGGCCCACAGAAGCGACGGTACCATCTTCATTTGTATTGACATGATTTAATCGTGACAAGTCAATTGTAACGCCATACTCGGTGTCTGCGAACCCAATATTGGGCGAGTGCCCGCCACCACGGACAGCGAATATAGCATCAGGAAGCTCAGCTAGCGTTTTGACTGCGGTAGACACATCTTCAGCGGTGGATGGGACGACAACGCAAGTGGGGCTTAGCCGTGTCTGTAGTGAGTAGTACGAGGCCGTTGAAGCGTTGTAGTTCTCGCTGCCAGGAAAGAAAACATTCTGCGGTAGAAAAGTGGAGAGCAGTCTGCAATGGAACTCCGGGGTTGTAAAGTCGGCCAACGCCGGAATGATAAGAAGCAGGAGACAGATGAAAACCGGGAGTCGCTTTGGAACAAACGTTCCATATGCGGACAGCCAGCGCATAGTTGCGAGCGTCGGGACTGGCAGAAAGTACCCAGTAGGTTTGAAGGAGTAGCAAGTCTACCCAGTGTCAATATGTGGTGGGCGTATCCTGTTAGATGAAAGGCCCTTGCTGCGTTGTCGAGATGCTAGAGCGAGTGTGAGAGGCAcaataatatagtttattccCTGTCAGGCCTACACCATCATCACACAGCATTTCACCGTGATACCAAGAATGTATAACCTTCAGCAGAGCAGGTCAAAAGGGCAACATAAAGGGGGATCTACGGGATCGGATGGCAAAGCTATACAGTCTTCCAGTATGCGAATACCTCAGTTTGCTAGACTAAACGCTAATATAGTACAGGAAGCACGGGTCTCATGAATAAGTCTGGTAGGCTCAAACCATGAACACCTCTTCCATAATGCGCCATGCCCGAGTGAAAAGTAAGAAAAGCAAGTACTTCTACAAATTCCGGTTGCCGGTTCAACAAGAAATAACCCAGCATCCGTGAAATAAATGGGGTGCCGTCAGGTGGCAGGGTCAATTTCGTCCATGTACATCCCACTCCCTTTGAGGTTAACAAATGTTGCCTTTGTTGAGTTCCCTTGAATCCGTGCCGTCTTCGCTCGAGTGACACGATCTGCTTGGACTCGTTGCTCACGAGCTTTTGTATCCGCTTCTCGAGCAGCCTCGGCCTGGTCCCAATACAAGGCTTTGTAAATCTGATCTGTGCCATTCATGATTTCCTTTGCCATGGATTTGACAGCCTTTTCTGCCGCAGCTTCCGTTTTCACTGCGACAGCTGTTTCCTCATCAGCCCGCTGCCGTTTTATAGCATGGTCACGCTCCTGTTGCTCAGAGCTCTCTTTCCGTTTTTTGGCCTCGACGAGCCTCTGGCGCTCTTCTTTAGCTGCGAGGTACTTCAGTGAGTGGCCCAATTTTTGGTAAACCGTCGAACTGATGTCCACTGGTGggcaggaaaagaaaagcacaCGACCTTGGTCGTCACAATGGAACTGCTGGCGGACATCCTCCGGAATTGCGGCATTTGCCGTGTCACTTAAATGAAACACTTCGATTGGCCGAGGAGCGTTGGAGTTGTACATAGCGGGTGGTCCTTGTGCGCGGCCCACTTGATATGGGGCATATTGCGGGGCCTGAGGGACAGCATATGAATGAGGGGTTGCCGCGCCTTGGTAAGCACCCGGCATAGGGCTCTGGGCTACAAATCCACTAGACCGTCTCTGTTGTAGTGCTGGCTGGTAAACCTGAGAGGGCGCGACCTGAGGTTGGTGATAGGGAACGGGGGGAACAGGAACTGGTGAGTGTTGCGCAATAGGAGCAACCGGCGACCGCACCGGAACAGGGCTTGCTGTGGCTAGGAGAGCGGCTGGGCTGTTCACAACAGCTTGTGTGGGCGCTTGGCTCATCGAGGCTTGTCGAGAAACCGAGGGGATAGAGGCTTGAGGCATGgtgggaggcggcggtgatggCGTTGGCTCCGGAGGAGGTGATTCCTGGAAGACATTGTCAGATCAGAGTTTATTCAATAATTTGGCGTGGTATGAGGATCATATTCACTTACGTTTTCATCTCGCGGACGACAGTGAACTGCGCCCACCATCGGCGGCGCATTTTCTGCTCCCCAAGTTGGTTTTGGTAAATCGTCTGTTTCTTTGGCATCGCTCTTCAGCAGATGTTTTATTGGGCTAGGGATTTTCTTGATCTTGCGAGGCAAATCAAACAAATCCATCTCATAATCCTTCTCCCGCACTTCATCAGGGAGGCAGCTGGCCCAGGTTTTGATCTTGTTAAGCTTATGCTTCTCTTCGTTATACCGAGCCTCGCATACATAAACCTCTTTATCAAGGGGGAAATCTCTGGGTCTTCCACGGTTGTACCGCGTGAAAAACATGACGAAGCAACGGTCAACAATCTCTTCGACTCGATGGTCTCGGTATTGACCAGTTTTTACCACCTCATTAGGATAGAAGTGTTTCTCGAAATGGTGAATTGTCTGTTCCGGGCGGTAGTACCAGCATGCGTTTATCCATTTGTCGCCATCGGAGTCCTGCCAGGTCCGGTAGATTTGCGCCACAACAGGTTTTGTCACATCGTTGGGATTTTGGATATGTACCCAATCGCCAACCTTCCATAGTTCGTCCTTGTGTAGAATTCCTTCTGGAAGCGGTAAGCGCCCGTCCTCCATTAAATATTCACTATCgggtttcttcttttcaACATCTGCAAGCCTTTTTGCTTCCATTTGGAGATCCACCGCATCCTTGTAGATCTGACTCTCCGACTGATTATAGGCCTTCGCGTTGTTAAACATAAGGTCCATATCCTTCATGAAATGGTCCACTGAATTGTACTTCTTCCGTTTCGACTTCCGCTTGATGATATCGATAGCAATTGGGTCTTTGGTCTCGATGTAGTAGTCCGGGTACACGCCTTTGTCAGGCAGGCGCTCGAAGTGCCGAactttgatttgatttccaGGCCCCTTAAGTTTCCGGATTCCCTTTAGGACAGCCTTGATCCTCGCTTCCATGGGTGTATCAACACGTGGAGGACGGCCTCGCTTTTTCCTCTGCTCGGGATCCGCAGATTTATTCCCGTCATCCTTTGTACTGTCTCGCTTGGACCCAGGGCGAGGGCCacgcttcctcttcctgcgACCTTCGTCGTCAgagtcatcctcgtcctcgtcatcctcttcgtcctcgtcctcgtcctcgtcctcctccggtAGCGGATCCGGATCCGGAATTTCGCCCAGGTCCGGGAATTCGGCCTCGTCGGTCGTGATGATACCTTCTTTGACTAATTTCTGGAATTCAGTAATGAAGGCATCCTTGACCACGAGTGAATCTTCGTATGCTTGGGAGTTGGGGCGGTTATAAGTTTGCGCATTATGCGAAATCTATATGTGCAGATCGCGTCAGACGAATAGCGACAGTGGTGGGGGAAAAAGTGCTAGGCTGAATGCCTTACCAAGGCACAGTCTCGCACAAACTCAGAGATGCTCTTGTACTCCCGTTTGTTGATCTTCTGCTTTAGGATACTAAGAGCCATTGGCTCTTTGATAATATCGTAATAATCGGGGACATTGCGCTTGTTGACACTGCGATGGAAAAGTCTCGAGGGATCGTGGCCACTGCAATGCGAAAAACGCGCGTGAGCCTAGGTCTTTATTTATCTGCGGCGGGCTCAAGACGGGGGAGCCGCCCTCCCTTGGTTTGTCACGCAAGATGTCTTGCAGGAAACttactcttcttctcgaaTGTCATAGATCGCCAGGACCACATCCATCATATACTTCCATTGCTCGTCTgtgatgatgctggggaCGCCATTGCCCTTGCCATCGCCCTCGATCGACTGGACGGGCTCCTCAGGAGTTGGTTGCGCTTGCGACGGTTCGGAGTTCTTCTGCATCGTGTTTGACCACCACGAGCATGTGGACAGCACCGCAGGTCAGAACAGATTTTTTAGAGCTGTGGGGAGTTTCTTGTCAATTGATTTCTTTCACTGGAAAGTAACTGAACATCTAGAGGCacgcaacagcagcaggtGAGAGGTTCTCTCAGCGAGTATGCTGACTAACTTCTACTAACTGACAGCCACAATTGATACCGTAACataaagtattaaagtaCGTCTTGGCGCTGTATATATACCGTATTATTACATACACGATATGTCGCTGATTAATAGTTAATCGAAGCCAGAAATTGGTGGCTAACTCGTCAATAAAGGTCATTACGGTGTATCATTGTACTTTAGAATTGAAAATATAGGGCACAGGGGAAACAATTAAATACTATCGTAACTATATCTTATCCTTTAGGTACCTAATAGCACTAAGTGGAGCTTGAACTGTGTCTGCGCGGACCATCAACTCTCAACACCACTACGTACGTAGTACTAATGCACAGTGATACTATGTACTTCATATGTATCTACGACTCCTACTCTTCTTGGCAGGATTTAAACTTTACTTATTCTTGGACTGTGCTCCCTGGGGTATACTACCCTCATGTATGGCTGTTCGGTTGAGTAATTACGTAGAGTTATTGCGTTCAAAGCCCGTTAATTCTGCTCTCTTGGTATTGGGAACTAGAAGCCAGACTAAGATATCGACGAGAGCGCCTATGTTAGCCTAGAAAACAGTTGTGCCTGTGCTGACCTTAAATTGCGCTCTCTTAGATAGCCTTTACCCGTGAGGCATGTGGAGTGTAGGCATGTGCGGTTTCTCCATTTCCAAGGTGCTGAACTAGTCAGAATAGGCGGCAAGCTCCagcggaagatgaaggtcGTGAGGAGGAGTATTTCAGATATGAGCTCGGCAGGCACTATAGACCATGTGTTGTGAAAAAAACCTATGTATATACTGCACAAAGCTTAGTGGGGTCAGTATGTGCTAATTGAAGAGGCTGCCTGTTCTATATTGATATGCCAGAGTAGCATCTATAAGTTATATTTTGCGTCGCCATGTCCCAGCGCGAAATCGCGGATGTTATATTAGTTATCCCTAGTTAGTATGAAGATATCTCTGCTTTAGAAGTGACACAATGTACTGCGTACAGTTTCAAGTTTTATCATTCCGTGAATATCCTTCCTAATATGAAACCATTGAGAAAATGCCTACTGACTACCTTTCTGAATCATGTCTTTAGcctatattatatctatgaTCTATGTATTATACCGGCAACAATCATGCCTCTGTCAATCTAGGTAATGGGAGCATGGCCGTACACCTAACTGCCGAAATCAAGATTACCATTCTGCATAATAGCCAAACTTCTCCACCAACGGCCGAGCCCTAATTTGGTAGCTCATTGACAGGCGGCACTCGGAGGAAGTACCAGCGTGAGGTGGCGGCCGAGGAATTGTAGACGCGGCGCGGCGGGATGGCCAATCTATGATTCGGGGGCATCCCCCGCACTTCGACATCGTCATTGTCCACAAAGTGGACCTCCAGTCCAAAGCTCGCCTTCTGAATTTGTTTAGACCCCCTGCAAGCCCGACACATCAGGGAGTATCTAAAGGTCGGCCACCATAAGCGCCAGAGTTAGGACTCTTTGGTTGTCGCCCTGGAACCTTGCACCTTCTGCCCCACAAACTGACTCGCTCTGCGTCACTGGTATTCAGTGGGTCCGATAAGTATCgctcgaccttcttccttccGGACTTTTCCTGTCAGTATCGAAATACCTTCGAAAATGAGGATTCGAATACGTGGGCCATCTGGTCAGTTCACTGTCGTTTTATCAGAAGATGCAACTTCTGGGGACCTTCGAAACGAAATAGTCGACAAGACGGGATTGACCGCATATGACGTGAAATATGGCTATCCACCGAAGCCGTTGTCGCTAGACCGCACAGAAAGATATCAGAAGCTTACGGAGCTTGGTGTTCAATTGGACCGGGAACAACTCATCATTACTGCCAAAGATAGTCTTGAGACCGAGCCGCCCGCTGGAAAGCAGGATgcttctactactactagtagtactatTCGACGACCCTCTCCGAAATCCTCTTTATCACGCAAACAAAACCCTGTTGCCGAAGATACACCTAAAGTCCCCTCGCTAGAGCATGACGGTATATTTGTCCTACGAGTGATGCCCGATGACAACTCGTGTCTATTCCGCGCAATAAGCACTGCACTCCTACCAGGTGCGGACACTATGGTTGAACTCCGATCAACTGTGGCCGAAACAATCCAGAGTAACCCTGATGTATACTCCTCCGCGATTCTGGAACAACCGCGAGATGACTATTGTCGCTGGATTAGAGATGAGTCTTCGTGGGGCGGGGCAATTGAAATGAGTATCTTGAGCAAGCATTTTGACATTGAGATCTGCTCGGTCGACCTGGGGAATCTCCGTATAGACCACTTCAATGAGGGTCAGAATAAACGGTGCTTTCTAGTCTACTCGGGAATTCACTACGACACCATTGCACTGTCTCCTGGTGATAATGCCTCACCGGAATTTGACACAACAGTGTTTGATGCATCAGATTCCTTGGTGCCGGAAAAGGCATTGGCCCTTTGCAGGATGCTGCAGGAAAGGAATTATTATACTGATGTGGCTGCATTCCGTCTCTATTGTAATACCTGCGGTGCTATACTGACAGGCGAAAGGGGTGCGAAAGAGCATACTTCGCGAACTGGACACACGGATTTTAGCCAGGTGGCTTAAATGCAACCACCTAAAGCCAACCACTCTTTTATTGCCGTCAGACCCAATGGGCATTCATCATAGAAATAAAGCCTTTGAGCACTGTTACACTTGACTAGATCTTAAGGAAAGCTGATTATGATATGTAACTCAATAGCGAGTAAATCATTTTCAGCCTTTTAAAAAGGGTCACAGAGCTAAATTAAAAGCAAGTTCATATGAGGTATCATTAGTTTACATTATAATTGCGTTATTCATACCATGTccacctcatcatcatcttcgtcatcgcCTGCTTTATCGCCGTTCTCTCGCCCACTATCTGCGCTATCCTCCGGCCCTCCCCATTCAACATCGTGATCAATCGGATTAGTGAAGAACTCGTGCTGCATAGCTTCTTTAGCACTTAGACGTTTGGACGGATCTAATTCCATCAATCCCGCTAAGAGGCGGGTAGCTTGTTTCTCGCTCTCCGTTAGTTCCTCTACACAACTAGACCACTTCACAAGCTTCTCCCAACTGTATCCCTTTTCCCCAATGGTAGGAATATTAGTCTCGAAGATCTGCCCGTGCATTGCTGCAGCGGTTTTCATGCGCCGGGTGCCGAATATGCTTGCCATCTCTATCAATGCGTCGACATCGTCAGCTGAGTTGAAAAACGGGAATCGGCGGCCAAGTAATGTTAGCAGAATGACACCAGCGGACCACATGTCGATTTTAGTTGTCTGCGACGTGCACTTGAAGAGGACCTCGGGTGCACGAAACCCGCGAGTTCCCGCGCGATTCGCACGCCTTGACGGCCGCGAGTCGCTTTTTGGATACCCCACGGCGAGGCCAGATGGCGAACAGTGGGAGTAGTGGTAGCTTTGCACGCATTTCGTGCGGCGCAGGTAGCTCGCGCTCGTACATAGACAAGTGCCGGTATACTCAGAACCTTCGCGCTCAGCCAGACCAAAGTCGACTAAAACGCCTTCTCGCAGGTCCGGGTTGTACAGGAAATTGGTTGGCTTGATGTCACGATGTAGTATATCATGTTTATGAACCGAGTGTAATGCAGTAAATAATGATCGAAAGTAATGGCGCATGTCCGCCACCATGAACGTCCTATATTGGAGCCGAAAGTCCGTGTGTGGAAAGAAGGGTAAAACTGCAACGACTTGATCATGGTGACGGAAAGCAGTTATCAAAGGGCAAACTGATCGGCATCCTCGGAGGTCATGTAGTAATTCAAGTTCATTTTGAATGCGGAGTGGGCTGCTCGTGACGTATATCTTCTTCAGCGCAACATATCGGGGTTTCCGTCGCCTAACGGGCATCGAATTACAGTTTTCTCCGTCGACTCGTCGCCTTTTTGACGGAGGATCCGTCCATTCATTGTTCTGTTCGTCTCGAAAAATGTCCCAATCGTTTCTATAGTGATCATATAATAGATCCTCGGCCTTGTACACGGTAGAGAAAGTGCCTATCCAGCGGATCGCCGGGTTAGTTGGGAAATCAGTCTCCCGGGCATACTGTATGGGAATCAAGATCCGTTGAAATCGTACCTTCACCGATTCTATTTACCAATCGAAAACGATCCGAAATTCCTGGAAAAGTGTCTTCAAGCTTTTTCATGTCTTCCTTGACCACCTcatcgacctcctccatATGCTCTTCCGCTTCTGGTTCATGTTCCTGGAAAGGTCGCTCTGCACGGCGGTCGCTTCCCGTGTTGGTGCCATTTTCCAGCGCGTGTTTGGATGGCTGTAACATGGACTGAGGGCGTTGGGAATCAGAAATACTTGTAGAGGCCGCCGTCGCGTCGAGCAGAGACATCGCCCGCCAAGGAGTGTAGCGAAGGGAGAAATATCAGGATTGGCGCAGTAACACTCAATTATAATCAGCATACACGAGAAAGGAGAGAGAGCCGGCACGCCTTATGGATAGCAGTGTATTGCGGAGAGGGATATCTTGTGTGGCGCGTATACCCAGGTTTCGCAGTGTAGCGTGGAAGACTTTGATAATTCTTCAAAGCAGCGTGCAAGATATCCGGATATAGGATAGTGTTGTTTATACCGAAATTTCATAACGAGTTTGTGAAATACGTGATATTGGCCAATAGAACTGAACTACCTATACCAGGGACCTACTTGCGTATTGTGGTTTAAATACGGTTTGTGTGAAATATTCCGTATTCATATTACATCTCCGCCTTCTCATGGTTGCTGGGAAAACCGTGCTAGTACTGACTGGAAGGGGAAAatacaaacaaaacaagTTTTCCGCCCGCAACAAGTTCGCATTTGATTCTCCTACTACCCCGCGACTGCGACTTACCTCGCAGCAAAACAACATACCCCCTCGTGGATAAACCATCAAAACCCCCGTTGCTGTCTCCATAATGGAGGACAGAATCAAATTTGACATCAACGAGTCTCTCAAATATTACTTGAGCGACCCGACCTCCGTGCCGACCCCCGAGGCCGATTCCGAGCTGCTGGATTTTGAAACTGAACCAGAACAGTTGTCCAGCACAATCATCGACAATGTATTGAATCAGATCGTGGATGCTGTGGCTGAAAATCCTGAAGGCCTGGCCAGAGCATCGTCATTTGACTCGTTGCAGTTTCTTCTAAAGTGCGCCTTCGCCCCTAACCCCGAGCCATTTGCTGGCCCTTTTGGTCCCAATTCTGAACTTTTGAATCTTTACAGATATTCCACATTTATTCCGACAAAGTCACTGAGCAAACTTCTCGACTTGATAGTATCCGGCCTATCAGTTGAGGCCGACATTATCCATGGGGATCTGGAATCCGATGAGCAGGACAGCATCCAACACCACAAGGAACTCCTGGAAATGTATGGCTTTATACTTCAATGGGCACTATCTGCGGTTGAGTTAAAAGCAGCGGAAAAACCAGCAGAGTCCGCACCCGCGCGTCGGGGCCCCGGTAAGTCAGGGAGATCTAAAACTACGAAGGATAGCAACTGGGATGGTACTGCTCAAATTCAAGTGTCAATGGAAACCATGTGCAAAGTCATGAAACTCAAACTCAGCAAAATATTTTTGACAACATCAGATCGTGACACGTTTATCAACCTCTTCACTCGCTCAATATATCTCATCTTAGAGAGCGAGCAGCGGGTGAAGAGTATGATGATCCGGATGCACGCTTTTAAGGTCCTGTGCATCGCAGTAAAACACCACGGCCACGGATTCGGTAAGCCCCTAGAGAAATTTGGGAAATGCTGCGAACTCTAAACCTGACTCTTGAACTAGGCGCCCAAACCTCCATCGTACAGAGCTTGACATACTTTGAGCATCTGTCAGAACCAATGGCAGAATTTTTACATATCCTTGCGGAGCAATACGACTACCCGCAACTCTCAGATGagattttaaagtattcAGTGGTCGCACAGTTTTTACTATTCTATATGAGCTAATCGGTTGCCAGGGAACTTGGAAACAAGGAATTCAATTCAAATGATACCAGAGGACCGAAGTCGGTTTCTGCATTCATCGTCAAACTTTCAGAGCTGGCCCCAAGGCTGATTATAAAGCAAATGACCCTATTAGCGAAACAGCTTGATAGCGAGGTAATATACCTATGTCCTGTGTGTCCTCCCAGTGAAGGAGCGGTCTAACTCTTCTACAGTCATATACTCTGCGGTGCGCGGTCGTTGAGGTATGTGGAAACCTCATAGCCGACCTCAGCAAACAGGAAGAGCGGACCGACAATTCCAAGACCCAAATTAACGCTTTTTTCGATGTCCTGGAAGAGCGTTTTCTAGACATCAACCCCTACTGCCGTTGCCGAGCCATCCAGGTTTACATGAGAATCTGCGATTTGGAACAGAAATTCCCGAAACGTCGGCAAGCAGCGGCAGAACTTGCAGCCAGGAGTCTTGAGGACAAAAGTAGCAATGTGCGACGAAATGCGATCAAACTGCTCGCAAGACTGGTCTCGACCCATCCTTTCAGTATCATGCACGGCGGACAGCTCTCGTTGAAGGAATGGGCGGAGCGCCTCGACGCTGTAGATGCCGAACTCAATGCATTGAAGCCCCCAGAGACACCAGGATTCGACGCCGGAGATGTCTCCCATATCGACAGTGAACTACTAGACGATGCAACACAATTACCCGATGATTCACCGTCCAAGGCACCGCGTATGacagaagaggaaaaggTTGCAGCGATGAAGAAAGCCGCCGAACAAGCAGCTACTTCAGAATTGCTTGCGCGGCTGCAACTAACCAGGAAATACTACAACGAAGCAATTCGTTTTATCGAAGTCCTCCACATGGGTTCCAGCGTCGTGTCTCAGCTTCTATCATCGAGAAACAAGAGCGAGGCAATCGAAGCAATGGATTTTTTTGTGATGCTGGATGCATACAAAGTTGAGACTGCTCGCACTGGAATTCGGCGAATGCTGAGACTTATTTGGACCAAAGGCAATAGTGATGAGGGTAAAGGAGTCCAAACCCACTTGATTGACTGTTACAAAGGTCTCTTCTTTGAGGCGCCGGACTCGTTTAGTCCGAACGATGCAGCAAACTATATCGCTCGGAACATGATCAGTCTCACATTTGGTGCCACACCTGCTGAACTTACATGCCTCGAACAACTTCTGAGCACTATGATGAAGGCCGATCATATACCTGAAGCTGTCATTGCTAAGCTTTGGCAAGTTTATGGCGTTCAGAAGAAAGAGATTTCAAGAACCCAACGTCGTGGAGCCATCATTGTTCTAGGCATGATTGCACTGGCTGATCCCGAGGTTGTTATCAAAGAGATTGAGATAATGCTTCGAATCGGTCTTGGGAGCTTCGGAAGATCCGACCTGATTCTTGCCAAGTATACGTGCATTGCGCTCAGGCGAATGGTACCAGGCCGCCAAGCCAAATCTAAGGAATCCAGCATTTCTAAGCTTACAAATGACCATGCTGTGCTGGTGAAACTCGCGGCCATAGTTGAGACGGTCTCGGATAGTAAAGAGTGGTACGGGGTTGCTGAGCAAGCTATCAGTGCCATATATGCTTTATCCAAACATCCGGATGTTCTTTGTTCTGACATTGTTAAACGAAAGACAAAATCTGTTTTCCAGCCCCAGATCCAATGTCCGTCTTCAAATAGCTccggaaatgaagaagaacaacgccCTGGGACAGCCTCAACCGAGAAGTCTGTTTCAGGACAAAAGACCTCTTCTGCCGCCCTGTCTCAACTTCTCTTTGTCGTCGGCCATATTGCAATCAAGCAGATTGTTCATCTGGAGCTGTGTGAACTGGACTTCAAGCGTCGGAAGGCCGAACAGGAGAAAAATAAACCTCTCACTGCAACTCAGAACAACGACGAAGCTATCGAGAATGATGAGTTGGACCTCATCGGTGGCACGACTGAGGACGATTTCACAGAAGCAATGGCGCACATCCGTGAGCGGGAATTGTTGTACGGCGAGAACTCACTACTGTCGAACTTCGGGCCTTT
The nucleotide sequence above comes from Aspergillus puulaauensis MK2 DNA, chromosome 3, nearly complete sequence. Encoded proteins:
- a CDS encoding serine/threonine protein kinase CDC7 (BUSCO:EOG09262GWQ;~COG:D;~EggNog:ENOG410PFQ8;~InterPro:IPR000719,IPR011009,IPR008271;~PFAM:PF00069;~go_function: GO:0004672 - protein kinase activity [Evidence IEA];~go_function: GO:0005524 - ATP binding [Evidence IEA];~go_process: GO:0006468 - protein phosphorylation [Evidence IEA]), which gives rise to MSLLDATAASTSISDSQRPQSMLQPSKHALENGTNTGSDRRAERPFQEHEPEAEEHMEEVDEVVKEDMKKLEDTFPGISDRFRLVNRIGEGTFSTVYKAEDLLYDHYRNDWDIFRDEQNNEWTDPPSKRRRVDGENCNSMPVRRRKPRYVALKKIYVTSSPLRIQNELELLHDLRGCRSVCPLITAFRHHDQVVAVLPFFPHTDFRLQYRTFMVADMRHYFRSLFTALHSVHKHDILHRDIKPTNFLYNPDLREGVLVDFGLAEREGSEYTGTCLCTSASYLRRTKCVQSYHYSHCSPSGLAVGYPKSDSRPSRRANRAGTRGFRAPEVLFKCTSQTTKIDMWSAGVILLTLLGRRFPFFNSADDVDALIEMASIFGTRRMKTAAAMHGQIFETNIPTIGEKGYSWEKLVKWSSCVEELTESEKQATRLLAGLMELDPSKRLSAKEAMQHEFFTNPIDHDVEWGGPEDSADSGRENGDKAGDDEDDDEVDMV
- a CDS encoding condensin subunit YCS4 (BUSCO:EOG0926079Q;~COG:B,D;~EggNog:ENOG410Q4UC;~InterPro:IPR016024,IPR011989,IPR024324,IPR026971, IPR007673,IPR032682;~PFAM:PF12717,PF12922;~go_component: GO:0005634 - nucleus [Evidence IEA];~go_process: GO:0000278 - mitotic cell cycle [Evidence IEA];~go_process: GO:0007076 - mitotic chromosome condensation [Evidence IEA];~go_process: GO:0030261 - chromosome condensation [Evidence IEA]) codes for the protein MEDRIKFDINESLKYYLSDPTSVPTPEADSELLDFETEPEQLSSTIIDNVLNQIVDAVAENPEGLARASSFDSLQFLLKYSTFIPTKSLSKLLDLIVSGLSVEADIIHGDLESDEQDSIQHHKELLEMYGFILQWALSAVELKAAEKPAESAPARRGPGKSGRSKTTKDSNWDGTAQIQVSMETMCKVMKLKLSKIFLTTSDRDTFINLFTRSIYLILESEQRVKSMMIRMHAFKVLCIAVKHHGHGFGAQTSIVQSLTYFEHLSEPMAEFLHILAEQYDYPQLSDEILKELGNKEFNSNDTRGPKSVSAFIVKLSELAPRLIIKQMTLLAKQLDSESYTLRCAVVEVCGNLIADLSKQEERTDNSKTQINAFFDVLEERFLDINPYCRCRAIQVYMRICDLEQKFPKRRQAAAELAARSLEDKSSNVRRNAIKLLARLVSTHPFSIMHGGQLSLKEWAERLDAVDAELNALKPPETPGFDAGDVSHIDSELLDDATQLPDDSPSKAPRMTEEEKVAAMKKAAEQAATSELLARLQLTRKYYNEAIRFIEVLHMGSSVVSQLLSSRNKSEAIEAMDFFVMLDAYKVETARTGIRRMLRLIWTKGNSDEGKGVQTHLIDCYKGLFFEAPDSFSPNDAANYIARNMISLTFGATPAELTCLEQLLSTMMKADHIPEAVIAKLWQVYGVQKKEISRTQRRGAIIVLGMIALADPEVVIKEIEIMLRIGLGSFGRSDLILAKYTCIALRRMVPGRQAKSKESSISKLTNDHAVLVKLAAIVETVSDSKEWYGVAEQAISAIYALSKHPDVLCSDIVKRKTKSVFQPQIQCPSSNSSGNEEEQRPGTASTEKSVSGQKTSSAALSQLLFVVGHIAIKQIVHLELCELDFKRRKAEQEKNKPLTATQNNDEAIENDELDLIGGTTEDDFTEAMAHIRERELLYGENSLLSNFGPLVAEICANNNTYSDRNLQAAATICMAKLMCVSAEYCEKNLPLLITIMERSEDPIVRSNTVIALGDMAVCFNHLIDENTDFLYRRLNDDDASVKRTCLMTLTFLILAGQVKVKGQLGEMAKCLEDDDKRIADLSRMFFTELAGKDNAVYNHFVDMFSLLSAERNLEEGSLRRIVKFLIGFIEKEKHARQLAEKLAARLPRCETERQWNDVAYALSLLPHKNEDIAKTVAGGFNKIVNTAPAPAPATATA